Proteins encoded within one genomic window of Variovorax sp. OAS795:
- the ppk2 gene encoding polyphosphate kinase 2, with protein MMLTSALPDHEDLMQRIARDLIDSYDEELELEIEDRGIDGLEPAAHPGDKAARQAYFKELFRLQGELVKLQDWVQHHKKKVVILFEGRDAAGKGGVIKRITQRLNPRVARVAALPAPNDRERTQWYFQRYAAHLPAAGEMVLFDRSWYNRAGVERVMGFCTDDEYEEFFRTVPEFEKMLVRSGITLIKYWFSITDDEQHMRFLGRIHDPLKQWKLSPMDLESRRRWEEYTKAKETMLERTHIPEAPWWVVQAVDKKKARLNCISHLLAQLPYQEVPHPPVELPARERHADYLRQPVPAHMIVPEIH; from the coding sequence ATGATGCTGACGAGCGCACTTCCCGACCACGAAGACCTGATGCAACGCATCGCACGCGACCTGATCGACAGCTATGACGAAGAGCTCGAGCTCGAGATCGAGGACCGCGGCATCGATGGGCTGGAACCCGCGGCGCACCCGGGCGACAAGGCTGCGCGGCAGGCTTACTTCAAGGAGCTGTTCCGGCTGCAGGGCGAACTCGTGAAGCTGCAGGACTGGGTGCAGCACCACAAGAAGAAGGTGGTCATCCTGTTCGAGGGCCGCGACGCGGCAGGCAAGGGCGGCGTGATCAAGCGCATCACCCAGCGGCTGAACCCCCGCGTGGCGCGCGTGGCCGCACTGCCCGCGCCCAACGACCGCGAACGCACGCAGTGGTACTTCCAGCGCTATGCCGCGCACCTGCCGGCCGCCGGCGAGATGGTTCTGTTCGACCGCAGCTGGTACAACCGCGCCGGCGTGGAGCGCGTGATGGGCTTTTGCACCGACGACGAGTACGAGGAGTTCTTTCGCACCGTGCCGGAGTTCGAGAAGATGCTGGTGCGCTCGGGTATCACGCTGATCAAGTACTGGTTCTCCATCACCGACGACGAGCAGCACATGCGCTTTCTCGGCCGCATCCACGACCCGCTCAAGCAATGGAAGCTCAGCCCGATGGATCTGGAGAGCCGCCGCCGCTGGGAGGAATACACCAAGGCCAAAGAGACCATGCTGGAGCGCACGCACATTCCCGAAGCGCCCTGGTGGGTGGTGCAGGCGGTCGACAAGAAGAAGGCGCGCCTCAACTGCATCAGCCACCTGCTGGCCCAGCTGCCCTACCAGGAGGTGCCGCATCCGCCGGTCGAACTGCCGGCGCGGGAGCGCCATGCCGACTACCTGCGCCAGCCCGTGCCAGCCCACATGATCGTGCCGGAAATCCACTGA